gggtatatgcttctaaaagccaatgaggagattggagaggcaggacttgcagctcgTCGACAAATAGAATCCACTTTAGCACCTGCCAATTTTAGCACCTGTCAACGCAGACGctcgtgagcagtgtgggtgcaatgattgaataacatgtatgtgcaCATATATTTTTTCAACGCTCGCGCATGCGATGCTAcctgtgtggtcagcatgtaatgctcttgtggctgaatggaagcaagtcctcgcagcaaggttccaacatctaatgtaaagccttcccagaagagtgaatgctgttatagcagtaaatgggggaccaactccatattaatgcccatgattttggaatgagatgttcgacaagtaggtgtccacatacttttggtcatgtagtgtatactgTCAGAGTGCTTAGAAAACACGGTCAATTTGTTAGTTAGGCTAATTGTCCATAATTTCTCATCCAATGAGCAGTAGGCCAACAAACTGTTTGTGTGGCTTGCTAGCGCTTGAGAGGTGTACAATCTGTCGGCAGCGAATTTCACACAGGAGTAGCTCTCTCCCTTGTTAATTTACAGTTCATTTTGAGACTTAATTGCCATTGTGAAGGTTATTGATCCTGGAGTGGCCCCGCCATGGGCATCCAATCGTCCGCTGTCCCCAAAGAGTCGTGGACAATTTATCCAGCCTGAACCATGGCCCTCACTGGCAATCTCTAGGCGTGCAGCACAGCCTCATACAGAGTTAGGGAGAATTGATTGAAATTATATTGAGTTTATATGAGTCTAGACCAGCGTTTACCAAACTCTTGTCTTCTATCCTTGTTGGTCATTTTATGGAGGATGTTGCATGGTGGTTAGGCTTCTGGTAAGGCCAAACAATTGCATATTTTTTCAGACTGCTGATTTACATATGTGCTAGCCTAGGCtagcattttttattttatttttagatgGGGAAAGTGGTCTATATAATTCAGGAATTAAAAAAGAAACATAAGGCTGTGTCAGGAGTTGGAACATGTTAGTTTGAAAGTACTGCTCAGACCTGTCCCCTGTCTTTTCAGGGCACAAATTGTTACCGCCTGAGGTTTGTCGACATCTTGGACTCTGGAGTGATTCTGGACCTCTGAAAGAACAGATTCTCCCACACTCCGCCACGACCTGCTGCCACCCTGGCGATGTCAAGAGTCCCGAGTCCCCCTCCCCCCGCGGAAATGTCCAGCGGGCCTGTGGCGGAGAGCTGGTGCTACACTCAGGTAAGGGATGAGTTTAAGTGTGGGGTTGGGGATTAGAATAATTATTTTCTCAGGTCAAAGCACGCATCTCTTCATTATATTGCCTCCCATCTCTGGCGGCTTTCCCCCCTACAGATCAAAGTGGTAAAATTCTCCTACATGTGGACCATCAACAACTTCAGCTTCTGTCGCGAGGAGATGGGCGAGGTCATTAAGAGCTCCACCTTCTCCTCAGGAGCCAATGACAAGCTCAAATGGTGCGTGGTGGATAAGACTTTTCTTTAAATGTTTCAAGATGTTGTATTTGTTATGAAAGACCATCAAAATTCTACACAATGACTAAGGCATTATCACCAGATGTTGTTGGTTGGAGAGTTGGCAATGGCACCAGTGCACATTTTGCTGCTAGCAGCCCAACTCTTGTGTCAATGGTAGCTAACCGCTTTGATGAGAGTGCTGTGTTTAACTGTTGAATATTGACTGTTTACTCGCTCATAATTCTAACAGGTGTCTGCGGGTGAACCCTAAAGGGCTAGATGAGGAGAGCAAAGACTACCTGTCCCTCTACTTGCTCCTGGTTAGCTGTCCCAAGGCTGAGGTGCGTGCCAAGTTCAAGTTCTCCATCCTCAACGCCAAGGGAGAGGAGACCAAAGCCATGGGTGAGTGAGGTTAGCAGTAACCACTCTGATGGAGAGCTTTGGGAAATATAAAGAATAGGATGGGTGTGCCGAGTACTCGGATAAAACAAGTATCGTAACATATATACAATTGTGATACAAGTATTTTTGTGATCGGAGTCATTTTCAGCTGCCAGCACGCATCTTTCTTAAGTCAGAGATTCTGCATGCTCTTAAGGACTCAATTGGATAGTTCAGCTGTCTAAAAAAGATATGGGTGGGCTGTATGTTGATGCTGCTACGATTGGATAGAGCGCAGCTGTAACGCTCTTCAGCTCCTCATTCAGTCAGTTGTCCTCGCACGTTTTGCTCCGGTCATTTAGATTGTTGCTGCCCGCTGTTTATATGATAAAGAATCAGTGGGCGAGGATGTAGGAAAAAAAAGATGAAACCATGATGTGCATTCTGAGTGACAGCAAACATGCCTGCTGCATgttctgagaacacacacacctccgctgTTCCTGGAGCTTTTTATGGTCTATAAACATGCAAGGAGATTATTAGGTAGGTCTAGGCTATTGCCAAGAATCATTTTGAAGCACTTACATTTTTCCTATTATGAGTATACGATACGATTACAAATACGAGTATGGCCAGATCGGCAAACCCCTATAGAATAGTATGCTTGAACATTTTTGTCATTGGTCTCTCTTGTCTGCATTGCAATTCAGCATTTAGCTGCAAATGTGTACATCATGAAATAAACTCAAGTAGATTTGCAAATTGTTTAAGTATTATCAAGACAACCTTTAGCGGATCAAATCAGCTCACCGGCCAGATTTGGCTCGTCGGCCGCCTGCCTGTTGAAAACCCTTACCCTAGTTCAACACATGAGTCTATGTATAAATAGAAGTGTTTCTCACAAACGTTTCCTCTCTCCTTGACTCTGCAGAAAGCCAGAGAGCATATCGGTTTGTCCAGGGGAAGGACTGGGGCTTTAAGAAGTTCATCCGCCGAGACTTCCTGTTGGACGAGGCCAACGGTCTTCTGCCTGACGACAAGCTCACCTTGTTTTGTGAGGTAAGACCCTATTCCACTAAATGAGAGAGGCTTAAAAGGGGAAATTTCTCCTGTCAAAACAATTAATCATCTTTAGACATAAGGCTATTTTTCaggtctgaaaacatctgacaaactttgattttgtAGTGAAATGTTCCTTTAAACAAGAAGATGGGGGAAATTCAAGAGTGTACAGACTGTCCTTTGTGTTAATTTCAGGTggcctggtttacattccctctgTATCTCAGCTATTCATGTCTCTGAGGTTGGGTGGGCTGCTGCGGCTGTCAGTGTTTTAAATGATTTAGTTGTTTTGGGGGGAGGTTGATGTGGTTGTCTTTGTTTCATTGGAGCACATTGGAAGGCTTAGTTAATATAAACGTCTCTTTTTGATGGGATCCATTTTGATCGTTGGGCAAAGCGTCTATCATAGTCGAAAACATGTACGCACAGCAGTGTTCTAGAATATTGGACCTTTTGGCTTTCATACTTTTAGATTTCTCAGTGCAGCTCAAGCTATTTTTCCAACTGTTAAGAGGACTCGTACCGAAGCAGTGATGGTTGGGAATGTTTGGGCTGTGCGTCCCCCACAGGTGGTGGTCTCAGAGCCGCGTAgatatgtcacaatgggacgccGGACTATTGCTTCTCATCATCTGTGGACTTTGATTTATGCTTAAGGCTGTATCTATTTAGACAGAGCATCTTTAGTGGCTTCACATTGTTGATAATTGTGACCAGGTTGGTTTGGTGGGCTTACTCTGGCTGCGTTTAGgcaggcaaaaaaaaaagaaatttcACTAACTGGTCTAAACATCTGAAAAGATCTGATATCAAAATAGCGGAAAAAAAGattagaattgggctgcctgtctaaacgtaGCCTCTGTTTTCTCAAGGTGAGTGTGGTGCAGGACTCTGTGAACATCTCGGGTCAGAACACCATGAACATGGTGAAGGTGCCTGACTGCAGACTGGCTGATGAGCTGGGCGGGCTGTGGGAGAACTCACGCTTCACCGACTGCTCCCTGTGTGTGGCCGGGCAGGAGTTCCAGGCCCACAAAGCCATATTAGCAGgtacagacagaacacacacattcataaaaTACAGACGCCTCCAATTTCTATTGAGGCCCAGTGGCATGATCTAATCTTTTAATCTAAAGAAATCTTTGTATTTTCCTCAGCACGCTCTCCTGTCTTCAGTGCCATGTTTGAGCATGAGATGGAAGAGAGCAAAAAGGTGAGTCAGGGGCCCCTTTCCTCAATCTTCCTTCACTTGTTTATACGTCCAAAAATATATCAGTGCAGGTCAacttttttctttatttcttttctttatttagccaggtaaatCATCCTCTTTTTATAATATTGACTTCAAagtcctgttttttttttgttcctGGCttaaaacatttctgtaaaaaaaagttGTTTCACTATTTTATCCCCTATCTGCTGGTGTAACGGCGTAATTTAACAGATAGAAAGAATGCAGATGGACTTATAGTATCTGCAGCGACTTACTGTCATTTCATAGTGAAAGGTGTTTCGTAGATCATTCTATTGCACAAGGCTGTTTGACGAAACCCAACGTGAGGGTTTCTAACATCAAATCATCTCACTATATGTGAGACCAACATTTCATCCTTTGCTGTCAAAGCAGCACGATCCCAGGAATTGTGTTTCTTATCCTTTGTGTGCTTGCAACAATAAGAAATGAAATTGTGTGCGATGCCTCAACCATTCTGAAATCCTTTTTAGAAAACAAGGCCATTTTTCAGTCATAGAGCaaggttgttgttttttcatcTTCAAATTGAACTTTTTTGAAACAGAGAAAGAAATGGTCCAACTTTACAATTTCAGACACACAATGGTCAATGAACAGCGATGAGGGGGAATATGCAGAAATCTATTTTCTC
This genomic window from Oncorhynchus kisutch isolate 150728-3 linkage group LG20, Okis_V2, whole genome shotgun sequence contains:
- the LOC109865582 gene encoding speckle-type POZ protein, producing MSRVPSPPPPAEMSSGPVAESWCYTQIKVVKFSYMWTINNFSFCREEMGEVIKSSTFSSGANDKLKWCLRVNPKGLDEESKDYLSLYLLLVSCPKAEVRAKFKFSILNAKGEETKAMESQRAYRFVQGKDWGFKKFIRRDFLLDEANGLLPDDKLTLFCEVSVVQDSVNISGQNTMNMVKVPDCRLADELGGLWENSRFTDCSLCVAGQEFQAHKAILAARSPVFSAMFEHEMEESKKNRVEINDVEPEVFKEMMCFIYTDKAPNLDKMADDLLAAADKYALERLKVMCEDALCTSLSVENAAEILILADLHSADQLKTQAVDFINYHAAEVMETAGWKSMVASHPHLVAEAYRSLASAQCPFLGPPRKRLKQS